agaaATATCTATTCTAAATTATTGTACATTAGTTTCATTATTGAACTCCgctttatttctttgtttttgaACGCGCATACTAAGTCGCTCTAAATAGAGAGCAGCGTACCAAAACACTTAGCAGTAGGgccataaaattaataaacgttGTTGTAAAAGGTATTTGAATGCCTTAACAATAACAATCAACGGAATCAATTGAGGAAATTACaccatctaattataattttaagttaaaacCCTGTCCCTATGAAATAATTGTTACAGTTTCTGTATATTATACTAAGTACCAATAGTTGCATCGATAGTACACTCTTATAAGTCCTAGTATTAAACCTCTCTGGTTTGATAGATgctattattgtataactattgtatttttgtgtaaacaattataataaaaagaaacggCATAATCAACTCCGCAAATATTGAGAGCAGTTCTGAGAATTATCGATACCCAACTCGCATTTCAATGCATCGTTTTCCTTAACCATGAACGCATTTCATATCCGTACATCAAGTCAATGATTGTATGAAAATACTCACTGTTTTTATATATCCCCACGCTATCAAGCCGGGTCTCAAGGGCAGGCAGAAGCAGCATCTCTTCAACAACGGTAACTcacaatacatttttgtttattgaacgCACAACTTGACTCGTGGAATAACTTTGATCAGTCAGTGGTGGAATCGTGGATTTAAATACATCTGATATTGTTTTGTGTGGTATATCCaactatatcaatatttatgtacCGCGAAACGCTTGTTTACGTCTATTTTTATGTTACGCTGATATCCCACTGAATTGAGATGCGCGAGCGCACAGCGGCACGAGACTGCTGGCTAATGCGTCAGCAGCGCAGCTTCAAATCGTTTATGTACTAAATGTGAAACTTCGTTTAAAGTGTATTCGATTGTAGTGTTGTGTTATTAAAGTGTATTTTTGTTAAGCAGCGGTGTAAGGCGAATTGAAATACGTAGTGCGTTAGCTGTATTATTGGATATATAAGTTGCACCCTTGTCAACCCCGACGGGAATAACGCGTGAGCTTACAGATAtgttacaataacaataaaatgccAGTTCGTATTAAACCCAAAGGCGATCAAAGTACAGCGTTTGTTTAACCTAATTGTATTTTCCTTCTaaattcttactaatatattatcatacttCTAAGTAATTAAAAGTTAACCAGTCTATTAACCTAATTCAAAATACCGACTACAAAATGATATCGCACATTATGGCACCACAATAACAATAGGaaagcaatataaattaatttatatagacgttgctcgcgacttcgctcgcgtgaataGTTACTCGCTACAAAAGTTCCCAAAACACTGCACGACGTCAGCtccatctatacatataataaaacaaagtccccttttctatctgtgtgtatgtgatcgattttctcataagctactgaacggatattttatgaaatttggtatggagatagtttaagaccctgggaaggttttaGGCtcctttctatcccgagaaaatatatgttttaggCTATTTTCCAacccggaaaactcattcacgcgggcaaagccgcgagcaaatgctagtttATTTAAGAAAGTCTGactaaaaattccattattccCCATGGGAGCTAATTACTGGGACATAAAGTCTtgagttaatccaggacatggtttaACCGTGTGCGAAATTTCGTTCAAatccgtttacttctaacatacaaacattttcaaactagcattaataatattaacaagataAGACTGGTTCATTATTTTCGCGAAATTTGAGTTAGCGGAGATGTTACTGGTAActgtatttacaaaaacatttacgataaccagaaataaatttatcttacttcttatcatACTAATATTGTTAATGCAAAATTTGTGCTGGCGTCATAAAATTTGGAATTgctacagggcccttattctgtatgatagtgtaaacgcgtaatgcggccgtgtcatgttatcttcgagaaatgtgcgtggaatggtattctgtaagcctaatttctatagtcctaaacatgatgcgttatgttacgtgcttgttacacactgtcaaaataacgtgcgggatagagaataaggcccctgtactggggccttattctctatcccgcacgttattttgatagtgtgtaacaagcacgtaactcAACGCGTCATGTTGAGGACTATAGacatttgacttacagaataccattccacgcacatttctcgaagataacatgacacggccgcgttacgcgtttacactatcatacagaataagggccctgtatatctacaaaaaaaaaaacatacacacacacatacatcacgcatttatcctcgaaggggtatgcagaggcacaaccagggcacccagtttACGCTAAGTGTGtcccgttccatgatgtgatagggggcgagcctaccgccatatcgggcacaaattccagactccaggttgatactgagcagaaagtctaaatatcactttgcccgacccgggattcgaaaccacgacctcagagcgctgtcgtaccgcgcacgcagtacatctacgccaccaagacagtcatactacaaaaaatatagtacgaattatatagtaaaatatttttcatgtggACAAACCTACGAGCAACACTAGCCTAATTTACTGGTAGGTCACTTcccttatgtgagagtccgcctgggaaagtccgcaatatctatttctgctacctaacagcagtgtgtagtcaatgttgttccagtttgaacgacattgtagccagtataactactggacataataagacttaacatctcatgtcttaggatggcgagcgcagtggaataacaaacaatactttgtaattcaaggtattggttTGTGATTCTACTAATTTTGGGCGGTAATATCACTTACTATCTGGCGGACGGCAACTTGGCGTGCCTTGGAGGACCATTTTTTACAACCTTACCGACGAATCTGATAAACTGCCGAACTGGGGAAGTTTTTTTGATCCGCCCTGGGTTTCGCGTTGTTTAGGGTCGGCAGCAACACCTATAGTCAAGACACTTTTCTCTAAACGAAAACGCTAATAAAaagtgaaaagaaaaaataatgacaGATCCAAacggtaataatatttatttattgattaatttacaCACTTTTATACATGTACAAAGGCATACTTTATGCCTAAACATTATCAaccagtcaacctttggatGACACAGAGATGAAACAATATAGGTaagtgtattaattataatattatgataaaatataaaaagaaataaatagcataaatataaagatacacacacaataaacataataaaagtatacaatataaataatatatgaaatgcATTATGCTTATAAACACATACATCAAATATGATACGTGATATCTCTCCCCTCTCCTTGGTATGGCAATGAGAATATAAATTTGTCTACATATACAATAATACACGACTAGGTTTACGATTTCAGTCTATGCAGCAATTATCGCGTGTGgtcataataaacataaatattacagccattggcgtatattctatagacgtccatataaactatttgttcaaaattttaactaaaatggcaacctaaacgtcattgttataacctatttattcacttaaacaacaaataactttacttatttgactaatattttttattcaaatccaggtgtACAAGACTCgaattcttatatcatgagcgccattccgtacacaaccacaagctgacaatattgaccatactaaagccagtttgaatggattgcagttcaattcagttgaacacagtgaatgttcggaatgccaaatctacctagtacataatatatttcgatGCTTACAGAGTTTTAAACTGGTATAAGATTTAGGAAAGCAAAACCCGaatgttaataaatacttatttgttaattttatttacattaaatttatggTTTAACAAGCAATAACAGAAACATCATTacaaatttcatatatttacatttttaatacacaaaCGGCACATCCTCCTTGCCGTTTCCACTTTCTAACTTCTAAACACGGAAAAGTGAACCTTATGGTAAAGGAAGTGAGGTCCATGCCGCGCAAATCCGCTGTAATACGTCAACGGGAGGTAATTACATTCGTGGTAAtacttttttagtattttctaaattttcGGGGTTATATTTTACACTGAagactatcccccttattcatagacgatatttatctaaggacggagcattgctgtgataacaagcctgtttctcagtgctgacggcatggcagcctttgcagtgcgtagacatagagccgttgcgattggctaatattgagctaggacttgaatctaattggctgtcagataaacaaagctgaacaaacagctagctgtcagataaacaaagttgcgaaacagacttgttatcacagcattcctccgtccttagataaataacgtcgatgaataagggggtatggatatggaaacgaaaaaaaatgcaatattaacACATTAGCGATGCTGAATGCCGTACAACGATATAGTATATTAAGTACAACTAGTGAACGTAATCTGACCATAAAGAGTatttaaaggtaaaatattgATACATTTAAGTACCTTAAGTATGTaaagtcttacttataaacttgttttagcgttaagaggtggttaagaattgcttaaaaagCTGTCAAAAAcctcaccggttcctagttttaaccttattaagaggcaagatggcgggtttgactcacagctgatcgagtatatttgtgttttaaacataactttgcgatttttttataagtaagactggtaATGTGTAGCTATATCtagactttttatataaaaccctAAGAAGAAGAAGTTCACTTAGAGTGGACGAACAttcgaaaattatatttatatccttATCCATAggatttcatttaaaatgacATCTAGATACAACGATATACGTAACACAAATGAAACAAAGTCCTTATTTTAAAGCACATCAAGTTCTGAAGACATTCACGTCATGAATGCAATAACACTGCCATTGCAGAATAAAAATCTGCCAACCCTAGCGTGTAGGGTCAGTGGGCATCGTCATGTATTGTAAGTCGTTGAAGATCTGGAGTCGTATCTGTAGGGTTGCCAAAAGACATAAAACATTTAGGGTTGCCGTCGTGGTTTCCGAACGTCACGTAACCATCATTGCTCTGTTTTCGAATTTCGCTCCTCACCAACAGTATGATGTAAAACTGTAGCACTGAAAAAGAGATTGACCTTTAgtatcatgtaaaaaaaattaaataatatttagcaaTCTCTTCTTCTCAGAAGAAAAGAGGAATatcgaatttaaatttatgttatctTGGTTTAAAGTACAATATCGTATAATTGGAGTAAGTATAAGCCTGGGTTATCGTGGGATATATCTctcttcaatataaaaatataacttaccaGCACTCAGGATTCCGACTATAAAGCATTCTAATAGCCAATCAATTGACAGATAATAAGGAGAGCCAAAAGTGACCACTAAATACACAAACAACAGGAAAAAAACTATGATAAATACTGCAAACATGAATATGTTGTAGCATAGATACGACTTCATTAGTTTGGTGTTTTtctgaaagaaaataatttattattttattacattaattaattgacAACTTGATCATATAAGTcgacagtggcgaagggtgaaatttgtCGAAAGGGAACACGACATatataggtactgatatgcATTAATgcagtctgtaaatcgttctaatgacaattattttttacataaattctacacaaagggaagccgacaggaatcgggttatatggaccctttgccactgtaaGTTGATGCATGGTGACTTGCCTTCCATGTACACTAACACAACTAAACATAAAACTTGaactatgatattataataagtgaCAGGTTATTCAAGCTAAATACACTCACGCGCACGTCATATTTGagcaaaactaaaaaattataaaaaaaaattgaaaactaaaattagAATCCCAATTCTATGGAAATATGGATTACTCCTGAATGATTTTTGACtgataataaagtttatttgacaTTATTAATTCTTATCATAATGCATAGTATACCATTATGCGATCTTCAGCGTCGATGCCATTACCATTCGGGCGGCTGTTTCGCTATATTCCaaacggtggtcgctatactgttatatttagaattttaagtgctttttttatatctataatttgGGATGTGACTGCTCCTGATGGCGGATTTGTCTGTGATGGACAGGGAGTCAAATTCATTACTCAACTCTCCCTGGCCTTAGAATTATTCCGTACTCTTtgtaaatctaaattataataagttttcaGTTTTGTGTTCAAAAAGCTAACTAATTGTGGAAACTTAATTAAGTCGTGGGCTatgtaatttactttattttatgtttctcaTTATTCCTTGTATGTTTTCTttgaaaaccaataaataaatactgtcaGGTGCAAATATCTGATTACCT
The nucleotide sequence above comes from Manduca sexta isolate Smith_Timp_Sample1 chromosome 11, JHU_Msex_v1.0, whole genome shotgun sequence. Encoded proteins:
- the LOC115454858 gene encoding uncharacterized protein LOC115454858; this encodes MYCDLPILRRCCCCLPLRPGLLVWGYLRLAAATVLIFIVSIILSESVRNLCHYITSYITSCVVMWCLLLAVAIMDAIFQFILLLAAHTKNTKLMKSYLCYNIFMFAVFIIVFFLLFVYLVVTFGSPYYLSIDWLLECFIVGILSAVLQFYIILLVRSEIRKQSNDGYVTFGNHDGNPKCFMSFGNPTDTTPDLQRLTIHDDAH